From the genome of Pseudoliparis swirei isolate HS2019 ecotype Mariana Trench chromosome 10, NWPU_hadal_v1, whole genome shotgun sequence, one region includes:
- the c10h12orf56 gene encoding LOW QUALITY PROTEIN: uncharacterized protein C12orf56 homolog (The sequence of the model RefSeq protein was modified relative to this genomic sequence to represent the inferred CDS: substituted 1 base at 1 genomic stop codon) gives MARTGSGALLSRRNIKLDSFLKRNTERAVYERIRAHEPCVVISETVNKVYMHAVLSDERVYLTEYPPRTLTEAFSFRRVRDVELVNDLPDFLHGKNREICQHIRITYVTDKPAARGRDWLRRYKRVGLPPAAPPSRRTSYCPTTTHTVEGLPAQSSGELRASSPLSSASCPNPETLGLVGVPSAGSPTFPLSTFPDTGQVKGLLKKTHTHNMSPPHTHTGVLTVGVDLXVPRRIGAALSRLLKRDPASGGGEEREAELHLYAVSHASRLYLHLQSAWSSFIIRSTLSLDPLYRRKCSASPDPCAGKRLPAISWERTSHLFAQLSCELLQEGIRVESLYLLLQELRTAAQRHVALRRLFWRSSELLVFLVQTLEESLHGHQSLSGDFTADQLLLSTLTVQTLAVMFRETEVEPARLALLAATRGALASRMLLALICDADPQTRNRRSPVDREALLSEYLDAACSLLFELLLLGHNASRCSPDDHFLSVGWILGVLQPHPHVLSFIGYQVQQVVLVLSDPQESPLSPLQSVLLFQRCRLLLAILQHDARLAAHLRSHFREEFRYFVKLSCAEEKLPARYPISQPTLQLVEQILTQHLQR, from the exons ATGGCTCGGACCGGCTCCGGTGCCCTCCTCTCCCGCCGAAACATCAAGCTCGACTCTTTCCTGAAGCGGAACACGGAGCGGGCCGTGTACGAGCGGATCCGCGCGCACGAGCCGTGCGTGGTGATCTCGGAGACCGTCAATAAGGTGTACATGCACGCGGTGCTGAGCGACGAGCGCGTGTACCTGACGGAATACCCGCCGCGCACGCTCACCGAAGCCTTCAGCTTCAGGCGCGTGCGCGACGTCGAGCTG GTGAACGACCTCCCAGATTTCCTTCATGGGAAGAACCGTGAAATCTGCCAGCACATTCGAATCACCTACGTCACGGACAAGCCTGCTGCGAGGGGCCGTGATTGGCTGAGGAGATACAAGAGGGTGGGGCTTCCCCCCGCAGCCCCGCCCTCTCGCAGGACCAGCTACTGCccgacaacaacacacaccgtAGAAG GACTTCCTGCACagag CTCCGGCGAGCTCCGAGCGTCGTCacctctaagctccgcctcctgtccCAACCCGGAGACTCTGGGCCTGGTCGGGGTCCCGTCCGCCGGCTCCCCCACCTTCCCTCTGTCGACCTTCCCCGACACCGGCCAGGTAAAGggactgttaaaaaaaacacacacacacaacatgtcccccccccacacacacactggcgtgTTGACGGTCGGTGTGGATCTATAGGTCCCGAGGCGGATCGGCGCCGCTCTGTCTCGCCTGTTGAAACGGGACCcggcgagcggcggcggcgaggagagggaggccgagctgcacctgtacgccgtgTCGCACGCCTCCAGACTCTACCTCCATCTCCAGAGCGCCTGGAGCAGCTTCATCATC aggtcCACTCTGTCCTTAGACCCGCTCTACAGGAGAAAGTGCAGCGCTTCGCCCGACCCCTGTGCCGGAAAACGACTTCCTGCCATCAG ctgggaGCGGACCAGCCACCTGTTTGCCCAGCTGAGCTGTGAGCTCCTGCAGGAGGGGATCCGAGTGGAGAGCCTCTACCTGCTACTGCAGGAGCTGAGGACCGCCGCCCAGCGCCACGTCGCCCTGCGCCGCCTCTTCTGGAGG TCCAGTGAGCTGCTCGTCTTCCTGGTTCAGACTCTGGAGGAATCTCTGCACGGCCACCAGAGCCTCAGTGGAGACTTCACCGCAGACCAactcct GCTGAGTACGCTGACGGTCCAGACGCTCGCCGTCATGTTCAGGGAGACGGAGGTGGAGCCGGCCCGACTCGCCCTGCTGGCTGCCACCAG aggAGCCCTGGCCTCCAGAATGCTGCTCGCCTTGATCTGTGACGCAGATCCACAAACGCGGAACCGAAGATCTCCGGTGGACCGCGAG GCCTTACTGTCCGAGTACCTGGACgccgcctgctcgctgctcttTGAGCTGCTGCTTTTAGGCCACAAC GCCAGCAGGTGTTCCCCTGacgaccacttcctgtctgttggCTGGATCCTCGGAGTCCTGCAGCCTCATCCTCACGTG TTGTCCTTCATCGGGTACCAGGTCCAGCAGGTGGTGCTGGTCCTGTCGGACCCTCAGGAGTCCCCTCTGAGTCCACTTCAGTCCGTCCTGCTGTTCCAGCGCTGTCGTCTCCTGCTGGCCATCCTGCAGCACGACGCCCGGCTGGCCGCCCACCTGCGCTCCCACTTCCGAGAGGAGTTCAGGTACTTCGTGAAGCTGTCGTGCGCCGAGGAGAAGCTGCCGGCCCGATACCCGATCAGCCAGCCCACCCTGCAGCTGGTGGAGCAGATCCTGACTCAGCATCTGCAAAGATGA